A section of the Pseudomonas sp. FP453 genome encodes:
- the ahpC gene encoding alkyl hydroperoxide reductase subunit C, protein MPIINSQVKPFKATAYKNGNFVDVSDADLKGKWSVVFFYPADFTFVCPTELEDLADNYAEFQKLGVEIYSVSTDTHFAHAAWHNTSPAIGKIQYTMIGDPTLTISRNFDVLIEEAGLADRGTFVINPEGQIKIVELNDGGVGRDASELLRKIKAAQYVAAHPGEVCPAKWKEGEATLAPSLDLVGKI, encoded by the coding sequence ATGCCTATCATCAACAGCCAAGTAAAACCGTTCAAAGCTACCGCATACAAAAACGGCAACTTCGTAGATGTGTCTGACGCCGACCTGAAAGGCAAGTGGTCCGTGGTGTTCTTCTACCCAGCCGACTTCACCTTCGTTTGCCCAACCGAGCTGGAAGACCTGGCCGACAACTACGCCGAATTCCAGAAACTGGGCGTCGAGATCTACAGCGTTTCCACCGACACCCATTTTGCCCACGCAGCCTGGCACAACACTTCGCCAGCCATCGGCAAAATCCAGTACACCATGATCGGCGACCCAACCCTGACCATCTCCCGCAACTTCGACGTGCTGATCGAAGAAGCTGGCCTGGCAGACCGTGGCACCTTCGTGATCAACCCAGAAGGTCAGATCAAGATCGTTGAACTGAACGACGGCGGTGTTGGCCGTGACGCATCCGAGCTGCTGCGTAAAATCAAGGCCGCTCAATACGTTGCCGCCCACCCAGGCGAAGTGTGCCCAGCCAAGTGGAAAGAAGGCGAGGCTACCCTGGCTCCGTCCCTGGACCTGGTTGGCAAGATCTAA
- the modC gene encoding molybdenum ABC transporter ATP-binding protein, translating to MIDVRLQLSYSGFALDVDLQLPGRGVTALYGHSGSGKTTCLRCIAGLERAEHGVVQINDEVWQDSAKGLFVPPHKRALGYVFQEASLFPHLSVRANLEFGLKRIARQQRRVDMAQATELLGIGHLLDRHPQHLSGGERQRVGIARALLTSPQLLLMDEPLAALDSKRKGEILPYLERLHDELDIPVLYVSHAQDEVARLADHIVLLNDGKVLASGPIGETLARLDLPMASGDDAGVVINGTVSAYDEHYQLLTLQLPASALHMRVAHAPLALGKALRIKVQARDVSLSLQAEEHSSILNRLPVTVIQELGADNNAHVLVRLDAAGTPLLARITRFSRDQLQLRPGQTLWAQIKAVAVLA from the coding sequence ATGATCGATGTGCGCCTGCAACTGAGCTACTCGGGATTTGCCCTCGATGTGGACCTGCAATTACCGGGTCGCGGCGTGACCGCGTTATACGGCCACTCCGGCTCCGGCAAAACCACCTGCTTGCGTTGCATCGCCGGGCTGGAGCGCGCCGAACACGGCGTTGTGCAGATCAACGATGAAGTGTGGCAAGACAGCGCCAAAGGACTGTTCGTGCCCCCGCACAAGCGCGCCCTGGGTTATGTGTTTCAAGAGGCGAGCCTGTTCCCCCATCTGTCGGTGCGGGCCAACCTGGAGTTCGGCCTCAAGCGTATTGCGCGGCAACAGCGCCGCGTGGACATGGCCCAAGCCACCGAACTGCTGGGGATCGGCCACTTGCTCGATCGCCACCCGCAACACTTGTCCGGCGGTGAGCGCCAACGCGTCGGCATCGCCCGCGCACTGCTCACCAGCCCGCAATTATTGTTGATGGATGAACCGCTGGCGGCCCTCGACAGCAAGCGCAAGGGCGAGATCCTGCCGTACCTCGAACGCCTGCACGATGAACTGGACATCCCCGTGCTGTACGTCAGCCATGCCCAGGACGAAGTGGCGCGCCTGGCCGATCACATCGTCCTGCTCAATGACGGCAAGGTCCTGGCCAGCGGGCCCATCGGCGAAACCCTGGCGCGGCTGGACCTGCCGATGGCCTCCGGTGACGACGCCGGCGTGGTGATCAATGGCACCGTCAGCGCCTATGACGAACACTATCAATTGCTGACCCTGCAACTGCCCGCCAGTGCCTTGCACATGCGTGTGGCCCATGCGCCGCTGGCGTTGGGCAAGGCGTTGCGGATCAAGGTGCAGGCGCGGGACGTGAGCCTCAGCCTGCAGGCGGAGGAGCACAGCAGCATCCTCAATCGCTTGCCGGTGACAGTCATCCAGGAGCTGGGGGCCGACAACAATGCCCACGTCCTCGTGCGCCTGGATGCGGCCGGCACACCGCTGCTGGCACGCATCACCCGGTTCTCCCGTGATCAGCTGCAACTGCGCCCCGGCCAGACGCTGTGGGCACAGATCAAGGCGGTGGCGGTACTGGCGTAG
- the modB gene encoding molybdate ABC transporter permease subunit — translation MPLSSADFSAIWLTIKLASLTTVILLVIGTPIALWLSRTRSWWRGPIGAVVALPLVLPPTVIGFYLLLTMGPNGYFGQFTQWLGLGTLTFSFAGLVIGSVIYSMPFVVQPLQNAFSAIGTRPLEVAATLRANPWDTFFTVILPLARPGFITASILGFAHTVGEFGVVLMIGGNIPDKTRVVSVQIYDHVEAMEYAQAHWLAGSMVVFAFLVLLALYSSRKTKMGWS, via the coding sequence ATGCCGCTATCGAGTGCCGATTTTTCCGCTATCTGGTTGACCATCAAGCTGGCGTCACTGACCACCGTGATCCTGCTGGTCATCGGCACTCCGATTGCCCTGTGGCTGTCGCGCACCCGATCGTGGTGGCGCGGCCCCATTGGCGCGGTCGTTGCCTTGCCGTTGGTGTTGCCACCGACGGTGATCGGTTTCTACTTGCTGTTGACCATGGGCCCCAATGGCTACTTCGGCCAGTTCACCCAATGGCTGGGCCTGGGCACCCTCACCTTCAGCTTCGCCGGGCTGGTGATTGGCTCGGTGATCTATTCCATGCCGTTTGTGGTGCAGCCGTTGCAAAACGCCTTCTCCGCCATCGGCACGCGCCCCCTGGAAGTGGCGGCGACCTTGCGCGCCAATCCCTGGGACACGTTTTTCACGGTGATCCTGCCCCTCGCCCGCCCGGGGTTTATCACCGCGTCGATTCTCGGTTTCGCCCACACCGTCGGTGAGTTCGGCGTGGTGTTGATGATCGGCGGCAATATCCCGGACAAGACCCGCGTGGTCTCGGTGCAGATCTACGACCACGTCGAAGCCATGGAGTATGCCCAGGCCCATTGGCTGGCGGGTTCCATGGTGGTGTTCGCGTTCCTCGTGTTGCTGGCGCTCTACTCCAGCCGTAAAACAAAAATGGGCTGGAGCTGA
- the modA gene encoding molybdate ABC transporter substrate-binding protein, whose amino-acid sequence MKIRVSRLAALVAALAFGSAHADEVQVAVAANFTAPIQAIAADFEKDTGHKLVAAYGATGQFYTQIKNGAPFEVFLAADDTTPQKLESEGDTVKGSRFTYAVGTLALWSAKEGYVDAKGEVLKKNDFKHLSIANPKAAPYGLAATQVLAREGLTDKVKDKLVEGQNITQAYQFVSTGNAELGFVALSQIYKDGKVTSGSAWIVPSSMHDPIKQDAVILNKGKDSAAAKALVEYLKGPKAAAVIKSYGYEL is encoded by the coding sequence ATGAAGATTCGTGTTTCACGCCTGGCCGCGCTGGTTGCCGCCCTTGCCTTCGGTTCGGCCCACGCCGATGAAGTGCAAGTCGCCGTCGCGGCCAACTTCACCGCCCCGATCCAGGCGATTGCCGCCGACTTCGAAAAAGACACCGGTCACAAACTGGTCGCCGCCTACGGCGCCACCGGCCAGTTCTATACGCAGATCAAGAACGGCGCGCCGTTCGAAGTGTTCCTTGCCGCCGATGACACCACCCCGCAAAAACTGGAAAGCGAAGGCGATACCGTCAAAGGCTCGCGCTTCACCTACGCGGTGGGCACCCTGGCGCTGTGGTCGGCGAAAGAAGGTTATGTTGACGCCAAGGGCGAAGTGTTGAAGAAGAACGACTTCAAACACCTGTCCATCGCCAACCCGAAAGCCGCGCCCTACGGCCTGGCCGCCACCCAAGTGCTGGCAAGGGAAGGCTTGACCGACAAGGTCAAGGACAAGCTGGTTGAAGGCCAGAACATCACCCAGGCCTATCAGTTCGTGTCCACCGGCAATGCCGAGCTGGGCTTCGTGGCCTTGTCGCAGATCTATAAAGACGGCAAAGTCACCAGCGGTTCGGCGTGGATTGTTCCGTCGTCCATGCATGATCCGATCAAACAGGACGCGGTGATCCTCAACAAAGGCAAGGACAGCGCCGCTGCCAAGGCCCTGGTTGAATACCTGAAAGGGCCAAAGGCCGCGGCCGTTATCAAGTCCTACGGTTACGAGCTCTAA
- a CDS encoding DNA-binding protein: protein MARGGINKAVVQTARLAILARGENPSIDAVRIEMGNTGSKTTIHRYLKELDDSESRLTITQAPLDDELGELVARLAQRLKEKAQEPIDQALAQFEQQKSALLAQVETLEAAHGQLKQQFDIQAAALTEESAALQTASTSLQTEQTRNAGLSQACSDYELRINDKDEQIRSLEDKHLHARDALEHYRNAIKEQREQEQRRHEGQLQQVQAELRQAQQSAMVRQDEITQLHRDNERLLIEHRVTTKELATAQEQARKDQAQQLKLYEQMNQIDGERSLLQERLRVAVLECQSRQEALAEHQQVNKTLELDLIKAQASIEALRLAAVVATAAEATPDA, encoded by the coding sequence ATGGCACGTGGCGGCATAAACAAAGCAGTCGTTCAAACGGCACGCCTGGCGATCCTTGCTCGCGGCGAGAACCCGAGCATTGATGCTGTACGCATCGAAATGGGCAATACCGGCTCAAAGACTACGATTCACCGCTATTTGAAGGAGTTGGACGACAGTGAGTCGCGCCTCACCATCACCCAGGCACCGCTCGACGATGAGCTGGGCGAACTGGTCGCACGACTGGCGCAACGCCTGAAAGAGAAAGCCCAGGAGCCCATCGACCAAGCCCTGGCGCAATTCGAGCAACAGAAAAGCGCCCTGCTCGCCCAGGTAGAAACCCTGGAAGCCGCCCACGGCCAGCTCAAGCAGCAATTTGATATCCAGGCCGCGGCCCTGACCGAAGAAAGCGCTGCCTTGCAAACCGCCAGCACCAGCCTGCAGACCGAGCAAACCCGTAACGCCGGCCTCAGCCAGGCCTGCAGCGATTACGAGCTGCGTATCAATGACAAGGACGAACAGATCCGTTCGCTGGAAGACAAGCACCTGCACGCCCGCGATGCCCTTGAGCATTACCGCAATGCCATCAAGGAGCAGCGTGAGCAGGAACAGCGCCGCCATGAAGGCCAACTGCAACAGGTGCAGGCGGAGCTACGCCAGGCCCAGCAGAGCGCCATGGTGCGCCAGGATGAAATCACCCAGCTGCATCGTGATAACGAGCGGCTGCTGATCGAGCACCGGGTCACCACAAAAGAGCTGGCGACCGCGCAGGAGCAGGCTCGCAAGGACCAGGCCCAGCAGCTCAAGTTGTACGAACAGATGAATCAGATAGACGGCGAACGCAGCCTGCTTCAGGAGCGCTTGCGCGTGGCCGTGCTGGAATGCCAGTCACGCCAGGAGGCACTGGCCGAACACCAGCAGGTGAACAAGACGCTGGAACTGGACCTGATCAAGGCCCAGGCCAGCATCGAGGCATTGCGCCTGGCCGCCGTCGTTGCAACGGCAGCAGAGGCAACGCCAGACGCCTGA
- the galU gene encoding UTP--glucose-1-phosphate uridylyltransferase GalU: MIKKCLFPAAGYGTRFLPATKAMPKEMLPVVNKPLIQYGVEEALDAGLNEISIVTGRGKRALEDHFDISYELENQIKGTDKEKYLVGIRKLLDECSFSYTRQTQMKGLGHAILTGRPLIGDEPFAVVLADDLCVNLEGDGVLTQMVKLYQKYRCTIVAVQEVDPQETNKYGVIAGDDIGDGLIRVRDMVEKPAPEDAPSNLAIIGRYILTPDIFKLIEETEPGKGGEIQITDALLKQAKDGCVIAYKFKGRRFDCGGAEGYIEATNFCYEHFYKTGKAY; encoded by the coding sequence ATGATCAAGAAATGCTTGTTCCCAGCAGCCGGTTACGGCACTCGCTTCCTGCCAGCGACCAAAGCCATGCCTAAAGAGATGCTGCCGGTGGTGAACAAGCCACTGATTCAGTACGGCGTCGAAGAGGCTCTGGATGCCGGCCTGAACGAAATCTCCATCGTGACCGGCCGCGGCAAACGCGCCCTGGAAGACCACTTCGACATCAGCTACGAGCTGGAAAACCAGATCAAGGGCACCGACAAGGAAAAATATCTGGTTGGTATCCGCAAGCTGCTGGACGAGTGCTCGTTCTCCTACACCCGTCAGACCCAGATGAAAGGCCTTGGCCACGCGATCCTGACCGGTCGCCCGCTGATCGGTGACGAACCGTTCGCCGTGGTACTGGCGGACGACCTGTGCGTCAACCTGGAAGGCGACGGCGTACTGACCCAGATGGTCAAGCTGTACCAGAAATACCGTTGCACCATCGTTGCCGTGCAAGAGGTCGATCCTCAAGAAACCAACAAATACGGCGTCATCGCCGGCGACGACATTGGTGATGGCCTGATCCGCGTGCGCGACATGGTTGAAAAACCAGCGCCGGAAGATGCCCCGTCGAACCTGGCGATCATCGGCCGTTACATCCTGACCCCGGATATCTTCAAGTTGATCGAAGAAACCGAGCCAGGCAAGGGCGGCGAAATCCAGATCACCGACGCCTTGCTCAAGCAAGCCAAAGACGGTTGTGTGATTGCCTACAAGTTCAAAGGCCGTCGTTTCGACTGCGGTGGCGCTGAAGGCTACATCGAAGCAACCAACTTCTGCTACGAGCACTTCTACAAGACTGGCAAGGCTTACTGA
- the alkB gene encoding DNA oxidative demethylase AlkB, whose product MPTADLFADDALQQPAGREQIGDESYVLRGYALPWIERLLPSLRQVLAQSPFRQMVTPGGFTMSAALSSCGELGWTTDAHGYRYSPLDPRSQLPWPTMPDALRELAVQAAADAGFIGFAPDACLINRYVPGAKMSLHQDKNERRYSAPVVSVSLGLPAIFLFGGHARSDRTQKVSLFHGDVVVWGGVDRLRFHGVMPVKEGRHPVMGPQRINLTFRTAG is encoded by the coding sequence ATGCCCACCGCCGACCTGTTCGCCGATGACGCCTTGCAACAACCTGCTGGGCGTGAACAAATCGGTGATGAGTCCTACGTGCTAAGGGGTTATGCCCTGCCCTGGATCGAACGTCTTCTACCATCGCTGCGCCAGGTGCTGGCGCAATCACCGTTTCGGCAGATGGTCACCCCAGGCGGTTTTACGATGTCGGCGGCGTTGAGCAGTTGCGGTGAGCTAGGCTGGACCACCGACGCCCACGGCTACCGCTACTCCCCGCTGGACCCGCGCAGCCAACTGCCCTGGCCGACCATGCCCGACGCATTGCGCGAGTTGGCCGTGCAGGCTGCGGCAGACGCGGGCTTCATCGGGTTCGCCCCCGACGCCTGCCTGATCAACCGCTACGTGCCCGGCGCCAAAATGTCCCTGCATCAGGACAAGAACGAACGCCGCTACAGCGCACCGGTGGTGTCGGTGTCCCTCGGCTTGCCGGCGATTTTTCTGTTTGGTGGCCACGCGCGTAGTGACCGGACACAGAAAGTTTCGCTGTTCCATGGCGACGTCGTGGTCTGGGGCGGCGTCGATCGCCTGCGCTTTCACGGCGTGATGCCCGTCAAGGAAGGCCGGCACCCGGTGATGGGCCCGCAACGCATCAACCTGACGTTTCGCACTGCCGGCTGA
- the ada gene encoding bifunctional DNA-binding transcriptional regulator/O6-methylguanine-DNA methyltransferase Ada, whose amino-acid sequence MNTEEDPRWAAIVARDPKADGLFVYGVKTTGVYCRPSSASRLPRPENIQFFDTPAHAEAAGYRASKRARGDQTELAAQHAQLVAEACRHIEQADTPPSLNALALRAGLSPFHFHRVFKAVTGLTPKGYASAERTRKVREGLKGQHSVTDALYDAGFNSNSRFYEAADQLLGMKPSDYKAGGTNSEILFAVGQCSLGAILVAQSRRGVCAILLGDDPDALVRDLQDQFPKADLVGADLHFEQTVAQVVGFIEAPALGLDLPLDLRGTAFQQRVWQALRDIPLGSTASYAQIAERIGAPKSFRAVAQACGANCLAVAIPCHRVVRSNGELSGYRWGVERKRRLLARESDS is encoded by the coding sequence ATGAACACCGAAGAAGATCCGCGCTGGGCCGCCATTGTCGCCCGCGACCCCAAGGCCGATGGGCTGTTTGTCTACGGCGTAAAAACCACCGGCGTGTATTGCCGTCCCAGCAGCGCCTCGCGATTGCCGCGCCCGGAAAATATCCAGTTCTTCGACACGCCGGCACACGCCGAGGCCGCCGGTTACCGCGCAAGCAAACGTGCGCGCGGGGACCAGACCGAACTGGCAGCCCAGCATGCGCAACTGGTCGCCGAGGCGTGCCGCCACATCGAACAGGCCGACACCCCGCCCAGCCTCAACGCACTCGCCCTGCGTGCAGGGCTCAGCCCTTTCCACTTTCATCGGGTGTTCAAAGCCGTCACCGGGCTGACGCCCAAGGGCTACGCCAGCGCCGAGCGCACGCGCAAAGTGCGTGAAGGGCTCAAGGGCCAGCATTCGGTCACCGACGCGCTGTATGACGCAGGTTTCAACTCCAACAGCCGCTTTTATGAGGCAGCCGATCAGTTGCTTGGCATGAAACCCAGTGACTACAAGGCGGGCGGCACCAACAGCGAGATCCTGTTTGCGGTTGGCCAATGCTCGCTGGGGGCAATTCTGGTAGCGCAAAGCCGCCGTGGCGTGTGCGCCATTCTGCTGGGGGACGACCCGGACGCCTTGGTGCGCGACCTACAGGATCAGTTTCCCAAGGCTGACCTGGTGGGCGCAGACCTTCACTTCGAACAAACGGTTGCGCAAGTCGTGGGTTTTATCGAGGCGCCCGCCCTCGGCCTGGACCTGCCACTGGACCTGCGTGGCACCGCCTTTCAACAACGGGTGTGGCAAGCCCTGCGCGATATCCCATTGGGCAGCACCGCCAGTTATGCGCAGATCGCCGAGCGTATCGGCGCACCCAAGTCATTCCGCGCAGTGGCCCAGGCGTGTGGGGCCAACTGCCTGGCAGTGGCCATCCCGTGCCACCGCGTGGTGCGCAGCAATGGCGAACTGTCGGGCTACCGCTGGGGTGTGGAGCGCAAGCGGCGCTTGCTGGCACGCGAAAGTGACAGCTGA
- the gorA gene encoding glutathione-disulfide reductase: MAYDFDLYVIGAGSGGVRAARFAAGFGAKVAVAESRYLGGTCVNVGCVPKKLLVYGAHFAEDFEQASGFGWSLGEANFDWATLIANKDREINRLNGIYRNLLVNSGVTLHEGHARLVDAHQVEINGERFTAKHILIATGGWPQIPEIPGREHAIGSNEAFFLEELPKRVLVVGGGYIAVEFAGIFHGLGAKTSLLYRGDLFLRGFDGAVRTHLKEELTKRGLDLQFNADLERIDKQADGSLKATLKDGRVLEADCVFYATGRRPMLDNLGLENTGVKLDKRGFVEVDDLYQTAESSILAIGDVIGRVQLTPVALAEGMAVARRLFKPEQYRPVDYAMIPTAVFSLPNIGTVGLTEEEAKEKGHTVQIFESRFRPMKLTLTECQEKTLMKLVVDADTDKVLGCHMVGPDAGEIVQGLAIALKAGATKRHFDETIGVHPTAAEEFVTMRTPVAG; this comes from the coding sequence ATGGCCTACGATTTTGACTTGTATGTAATTGGCGCCGGTTCCGGCGGTGTTCGCGCAGCGCGTTTTGCTGCAGGGTTTGGTGCCAAGGTGGCTGTGGCCGAAAGCCGCTACCTGGGCGGCACCTGCGTCAACGTTGGCTGCGTGCCGAAAAAACTGCTGGTGTATGGCGCGCACTTTGCCGAGGACTTCGAGCAGGCCAGCGGTTTTGGCTGGTCGCTGGGGGAAGCGAACTTTGATTGGGCGACCCTGATCGCCAACAAGGACCGTGAGATCAATCGCCTCAACGGTATTTATCGCAACCTCTTGGTCAACAGTGGTGTGACCCTGCACGAGGGGCACGCACGCTTGGTTGATGCCCATCAGGTGGAAATCAATGGCGAGCGCTTCACCGCCAAACACATCCTCATCGCAACGGGCGGCTGGCCGCAGATCCCGGAGATTCCGGGGCGCGAACATGCTATTGGCTCCAACGAGGCGTTTTTCCTTGAAGAACTGCCCAAGCGCGTGCTGGTGGTGGGCGGTGGTTATATTGCCGTTGAGTTCGCAGGGATTTTCCATGGCCTGGGGGCGAAAACATCGTTGCTGTATCGCGGCGACCTGTTCCTGCGCGGCTTCGATGGCGCCGTGCGCACCCATCTCAAGGAAGAGCTGACCAAGCGTGGCCTGGATTTGCAGTTCAATGCCGATCTCGAACGCATCGACAAACAAGCCGATGGCAGCCTGAAAGCGACCTTGAAAGACGGCCGCGTGCTGGAGGCGGACTGTGTGTTCTACGCCACTGGCCGGCGTCCGATGCTGGATAACCTGGGCCTGGAAAACACGGGGGTCAAACTCGACAAGCGCGGTTTTGTCGAAGTGGACGACCTGTACCAGACCGCCGAATCGTCGATCCTCGCCATTGGTGATGTGATCGGTCGCGTACAGCTGACGCCGGTGGCCCTGGCCGAAGGCATGGCGGTGGCGCGCCGCCTGTTCAAACCTGAGCAATACCGCCCTGTGGATTACGCGATGATTCCGACAGCGGTGTTCAGCCTGCCGAATATCGGCACCGTGGGGCTGACAGAAGAAGAGGCGAAAGAGAAGGGGCACACGGTGCAGATCTTCGAAAGCCGCTTCCGGCCAATGAAGCTGACCCTGACCGAGTGCCAGGAAAAAACCCTGATGAAGCTGGTGGTGGATGCCGACACCGACAAGGTGTTGGGTTGCCACATGGTTGGCCCGGATGCCGGTGAAATCGTCCAGGGCCTGGCGATCGCGCTCAAGGCAGGCGCGACCAAGCGGCATTTCGATGAAACGATCGGCGTGCATCCTACGGCGGCGGAAGAGTTCGTCACCATGCGCACGCCTGTGGCGGGCTGA
- a CDS encoding site-specific integrase, whose protein sequence is MSDLDRYLNAATRDNTRRSYRAAIEHFEVSWGGFLPATSDSVARYLVAHAGVLAVNTLKLRLSALAQWHTSQGFPDPTKAPVVRKVLKGIRAVHPAQEKQAEPLQLKHLERVVASLATEVQEATHAHDQARLLRAKRDTALILLGFWRGFRSDELCRLQIEHVQATPGAGISLYLPRSKSDRDNLGKTYQTPALLRLCPVQAYSEWLSASALVRGPVFRGVDRWGNLGEEGLHPNSVIPLLRQALERAGIAADLYTSHSLRRGFATWAHRSGWDLKSLMSYVGWSDMKSAMRYVEATPFLGMTLATQPLL, encoded by the coding sequence ATGAGCGATCTGGACCGTTATCTCAATGCCGCCACCCGCGACAACACGCGGCGCAGCTATCGCGCGGCCATCGAACACTTCGAAGTGAGTTGGGGTGGGTTTCTGCCGGCCACCAGCGACAGCGTGGCGCGCTACCTGGTGGCCCATGCCGGCGTGCTGGCGGTCAACACCTTGAAGCTGCGGCTCTCGGCGTTGGCGCAGTGGCACACCAGCCAAGGCTTTCCCGACCCGACGAAAGCGCCGGTGGTGCGCAAGGTGCTCAAAGGGATACGTGCCGTGCACCCGGCACAGGAAAAACAAGCCGAGCCATTGCAACTCAAGCACCTGGAGCGGGTGGTGGCTTCACTGGCGACTGAGGTGCAAGAAGCCACCCACGCCCATGACCAGGCGCGCTTGCTGCGGGCGAAGCGCGACACCGCGTTGATCTTGCTGGGCTTCTGGCGCGGCTTTCGCAGCGACGAGTTGTGCCGGCTGCAGATCGAGCATGTGCAAGCCACGCCCGGCGCCGGCATCAGCCTGTACCTGCCGCGCAGCAAAAGCGACCGCGACAACCTCGGCAAGACCTACCAGACCCCCGCGCTGCTGCGCCTGTGTCCGGTGCAGGCCTACAGCGAATGGCTCAGCGCCTCGGCGCTGGTGCGCGGCCCGGTGTTCCGTGGGGTTGATCGCTGGGGCAACCTGGGGGAGGAGGGGTTGCACCCCAACAGCGTGATCCCGCTGTTGCGCCAGGCGCTGGAGCGCGCCGGTATCGCCGCCGACCTCTACACCAGCCACTCGCTGCGTCGGGGCTTTGCGACCTGGGCCCACCGCAGCGGCTGGGATCTCAAGTCGCTGATGAGTTACGTCGGCTGGAGCGACATGAAATCCGCCATGCGCTATGTTGAAGCGACGCCTTTTCTCGGCATGACGTTGGCGACGCAACCGCTGCTTTAA
- a CDS encoding nitronate monooxygenase family protein, giving the protein MSTWPDTRLIDLLGIDTPIIQAPMAVGTTTAMVIAANNAGALGSLPAAALSLPQLREALSTIRQASTRPINVNFFCHQPPEPDAARDQHWKELLKPYYLELGADFDAPTPVSNREPFNDAACQVVEEFRPEVVSFHFGLPEKALLDRVKATGAKVLSSATTVEEAIWLEQHGCDAIIAMGIEAGGHRGLFLSSDLNTQIGLFALLPQIVDAVSVPVIAAGGIGDARGIVAAFALGASAVQIGTAYLFTPEANVTPSHHHALRHAQASETALTNLFTGRPARGIVNRVMRELGAINPAAPAFPTSGGALIPLKAKDEAGFSNLWSGQALRLGKDISTYDLTRELAEQALAKLTKN; this is encoded by the coding sequence ATGAGCACCTGGCCAGACACCCGCCTGATTGACCTGTTGGGCATCGATACGCCCATCATCCAGGCCCCCATGGCGGTCGGTACCACCACGGCCATGGTCATCGCCGCCAACAACGCCGGCGCGCTGGGTTCGCTGCCAGCGGCGGCGCTCAGCCTCCCACAGCTGCGTGAAGCGCTCAGCACGATTCGCCAGGCCAGCACACGGCCCATCAACGTGAATTTCTTCTGCCACCAGCCACCTGAGCCCGACGCAGCACGCGATCAACACTGGAAAGAATTGTTGAAGCCCTACTACCTCGAATTGGGCGCCGACTTTGACGCGCCGACGCCCGTCTCCAACCGCGAACCGTTTAACGACGCCGCCTGCCAGGTGGTTGAAGAATTCCGTCCCGAAGTGGTGAGTTTTCACTTTGGCCTGCCGGAAAAAGCCCTGCTGGATCGAGTGAAAGCCACCGGGGCCAAAGTGCTTTCGTCGGCAACCACCGTGGAAGAAGCGATCTGGCTGGAACAACACGGCTGCGACGCAATCATCGCCATGGGCATTGAGGCCGGTGGGCACCGTGGCTTGTTTCTGAGCAGTGACCTCAACACCCAGATCGGCTTGTTCGCCCTGCTGCCGCAAATCGTCGATGCCGTCAGCGTGCCGGTGATCGCCGCCGGTGGCATTGGCGACGCACGGGGGATTGTCGCGGCCTTCGCCCTGGGCGCCTCGGCGGTGCAGATCGGCACCGCCTACCTGTTCACTCCCGAAGCCAATGTCACACCGTCCCATCACCACGCCTTGCGTCATGCCCAGGCCAGTGAAACCGCGTTGACCAACCTGTTCACCGGCCGCCCGGCACGGGGCATTGTCAACCGGGTCATGCGTGAGTTGGGTGCGATCAACCCGGCGGCGCCGGCATTTCCTACTTCCGGCGGCGCGCTGATACCGCTCAAGGCGAAGGACGAAGCCGGTTTCAGCAACCTGTGGTCGGGCCAGGCACTGCGCCTTGGCAAAGACATCTCCACCTATGACCTGACACGGGAATTGGCCGAACAGGCGTTGGCCAAACTCACGAAAAACTGA
- a CDS encoding DUF1883 domain-containing protein, whose protein sequence is MKFIHQREHLNEGDIVVIECSQTCNIRLMSDANFRSFKNGGRHTYHGGAFDKFPAKITAPSTGFWNITLDVVTRRAISVTRKPALSHKIRIVRRTSTKLS, encoded by the coding sequence ATGAAATTCATCCACCAGCGCGAGCACCTCAACGAGGGGGACATTGTCGTCATCGAATGCTCGCAGACTTGTAATATTCGTCTGATGAGCGATGCGAACTTTCGCAGCTTCAAAAATGGCGGCCGCCACACCTACCACGGTGGCGCATTCGACAAGTTTCCCGCCAAGATCACCGCGCCAAGCACCGGCTTCTGGAACATTACCCTGGATGTGGTCACCCGCCGCGCGATCAGCGTGACGCGCAAACCCGCCCTGTCCCACAAGATTCGTATCGTTCGTCGCACCAGCACCAAGCTGAGCTGA